Below is a genomic region from Streptomyces ferrugineus.
GCCGGGTTCGCCGCGAAGGTGGTCTACAGCGAGTACTACACGTGCCGCAGCGACGCCCTGACGAACGCGGCGAAGCAGTCCTGCGAGCGGCATCTGCCGGAGGAGCTGCGGGGCGTTCTGGGCGAGGACGGCTGAGGGGCGTTCCGGTCAGGTCGGGGGCTGTGGTTCTTCGGGCGGGTTCGGTGGGGGCGGTGCCTCGGGGTCGTCCGGTGCGTCGAGGGTGAGCTGCGCGTGCGCGGCATCGGAATCCGCATCGTCATCGGCGTCGGCATCGGCATCGGCATCGGACGAGGCGCCGGTGCTCGGTGATTCCGTGGCGGCCGGCGGGTCCGGTGGCTCCGGCGTCGGGGCGGTGGGTGAGAAGTCGTCCGGCTCGAAGGTCGTGTCGTGGTCGTACGTCCCGTACGGAACGGCCGGATCGTAGGACGCGTACTGAGGGTCCTCGCCGTACGCCGTCACCGCGGCGCCCTCGACGTCGGCCTGCGGCGCGGTGTCCGTCGCCCCGGCACCGCCCGCTCCCGCCTCCGCGGGCTCGCCCGACTCCGCCACCGCCGGGCCGTCCTCCCCCGGCCCCGCCACCCGGGGCTTGCCGATCCGCGCCCCCCGCGTATCGCTCACCGGTTCCGCCCGGCGCCCCCCCATCCAGCACCGCCAGCCCCGTACCACCACCGCCACCGGAACCGCCACGAACGCGACCCACCCCAGCGTCGCCGCCCCCGTCTGCCACCACACCGGCCCGAACCGAGCGAGCAGCCCCACCCCCAACGGCCCACCCGACAGCGTGGCCAGCACGGCGACCAGGACCGCGCAGAACACGGCGGCGAGTACGGCGGTCCCGGCGGTCCGCCCGGGCGACCAGGTCACGGGAGCCACCGGCCGGGGTTCGGACCGGGGTTCGGACCGGGGTTCGGACCAGATCGTCGCGCCCGCCTCCCCGCCCCCCAGCCCATCCCCCCACCTCGCCGCGAACCACCCCACCACCATCCCCACCACAACCGGCAGCACCCCGACCACCCACCGCAGCGGCCCCGCGACCGCCGTCTCCGGCACGGCCTCCAGCAGGGGAAACGGCGGGAGCAAGGGGGCCGGTGCCGAGGACAGCGGCCCCACCACATGTCCCGTCCCGAGCACGAACCCGGGACCGAGGGCATAGGACGCCGCCCACATCGCCGCGTTCGGCACGAGCGCCGCGCACAGCAGCAGTACCGCGAACCGCCCCGACCACCCCTGGGTCAGCTCCAGGAAGGACGTCCGTACCGCCCCGCCGTGCCACACCAGCGACCCGGCCACCAGCAGCGCCCCACCCCCGGCCAGCGCAGCCACCCCGGCCCCCGCCGCCCGCGCCGCCGCGCCGACCCGGGCCCGTCCCTCCACCCCGGGCACCAGCCGCCGCACCCGCGCCGGCAGTACGACCAGCAGACCGTCCACCGTCTCGGGCCGCCGTTCGCACGCCGCCCACACCCCCACCCCGGCGGCCCCCATCGCGACCAGCGGCACCCGCACCGCCGTCCACCACCACGCCGGCCGCAGCTCACCCCCGGCCGCGTACACCGCGGCGGCCGCGCCGACCGCGAGGTAGCCGAGCACGACGCCCGCCCACGCCGTACGGATCGACGCCAGCGGCACCCCCTCGCCGCCGTCCGCCGCCGCGTCCCGCG
It encodes:
- a CDS encoding cell division protein PerM, giving the protein MARVIEMTARRTSLLTRVRRRTPGLGASLFSGAVAAGLGLGVFAVVVIVLWISSPYPDSGPGGALRIASVLWLLAHGAELVRTDTLSGVPAPVGVTPLLLLALPVWLVHRAARDAAADGGEGVPLASIRTAWAGVVLGYLAVGAAAAVYAAGGELRPAWWWTAVRVPLVAMGAAGVGVWAACERRPETVDGLLVVLPARVRRLVPGVEGRARVGAAARAAGAGVAALAGGGALLVAGSLVWHGGAVRTSFLELTQGWSGRFAVLLLCAALVPNAAMWAASYALGPGFVLGTGHVVGPLSSAPAPLLPPFPLLEAVPETAVAGPLRWVVGVLPVVVGMVVGWFAARWGDGLGGGEAGATIWSEPRSEPRSEPRPVAPVTWSPGRTAGTAVLAAVFCAVLVAVLATLSGGPLGVGLLARFGPVWWQTGAATLGWVAFVAVPVAVVVRGWRCWMGGRRAEPVSDTRGARIGKPRVAGPGEDGPAVAESGEPAEAGAGGAGATDTAPQADVEGAAVTAYGEDPQYASYDPAVPYGTYDHDTTFEPDDFSPTAPTPEPPDPPAATESPSTGASSDADADADADDDADSDAAHAQLTLDAPDDPEAPPPPNPPEEPQPPT